Proteins found in one Miscanthus floridulus cultivar M001 chromosome 4, ASM1932011v1, whole genome shotgun sequence genomic segment:
- the LOC136550488 gene encoding DNA repair protein RAD51 homolog 4-like isoform X1: protein MAAAGGGGGGGGRATTSGCGLKRRYAPHDQEEETMNQDQSSKEDWCGRLWNGMDLLKDVTENKHVLPTGLEGIDTLLGGGLRQGQLTEVTGPSSSGKTQVCLHSASHAAVKHMGVVMYLDTSNSFSPSRIATIIDGTNDLSDQRGFDLPHKERLKTMMRSIVCKSVFDIFGMFEVLHQLEVSLLNDKVKSGGRKICLLIVDSISSLLAPIIGGKYPQGTTLKPPSPPHRLYPGISRGRSMMISVAMILKKLAYKHNLSVLVTNHMVSAGNGAVKPALGESWKAVPHVRLVISREHGSNICTATVLKHTLLASGRTAKFVVPS from the exons ATGGCGGCGgccggtggcggaggaggaggcggagggcgaGCCACCACATCCGGCTGCGGTCTCAAGCGCCGCTACGCACCACACGACCAGGAG GAGGAGACGATGAATCAAGATCAGTCTTCTAAGGAAGATTGGTGTGGGCGATTGTGGAATGGGATGGACTTGCTCAAGGACGTCACTGAAAACAAGCATGTCCTCCCTACTGGGCTTGAAGG CATTGACACACTTCTTGGAGGCGGCCTGCGCCAAGGTCAGCTGACAGAGGTTACTGGACCATCATCTTCTGGTAAAACACAG GTCTGTCTACATTCTGCTTCACATGCTGCAGTGAAGCATATGGGTGTGGTTATGTACTTGGATACTAGTAATTCCTTCTCTCCTAGTCGCATTGCCACCATAATTGATGGAACTAACGACCTATCTGATCAAAGAG GTTTTGACTTGCCACATAAGGAGAGGCTCAAGACCATGATGAGAAGCATCGTCTGCAAGTCTGTGTTTGATATATTTGGTATGTTTGAAGTATTACATCAACTTGAAGTCTCTCTACTGAATGACAAG GTAAAAAGTGGTGGTAGGAAAATTTGCTTACTTATCGTTGACTCAATATCATCCTTGCTTGCTCCCATCATTGGTGGCAAGTATCCACAAGGTACCACCTTGAAGCCCCCATCACCACCACACAGACTTTATCCAGGAATATCAAGAG GGCGGTCGATGATGATATCAGTGGCGATGATTCTAAAGAAGTTAGCCTATAAGCATAATCTATCTGTTCTG GTAACCAACCATATGGTTTCAGCTGGCAATGGAGCTGTCAAGCCTGCTCTTGGTGAGAGCTGGAAAGCTGTTCCACATGTCCGCCTGGTGATATCTCGTgaacatggtagtaatatctgCACAGCAACTGTGCTGAAGCACACACTACTG GCTTCTGGCCGTACTGCAAAATTTGTGGTACCCAGCTAA
- the LOC136550486 gene encoding bZIP transcription factor 60-like: protein MAEPALLAPDPFADLPFPEFQAPVDGESFAFEDFDLEDLDLDVDFDLDLDLFASDGQLSQPPPLATSSSSAGSPERGSSSSGAGRDGGGLRNEESSESSSRSASGTDGSGKGKGEEDEAKRRERLVRNRESAHLSRQRKKQYVEELEGKVKAMQATIADLSARISCVTAENAALKQQLGGAAGAAPPLPMPMYPAMYPLPMPWMHPAYPMRGSQVPLVPIPRLKPQQPAPAAAEPPAKKARKTKKVASISFLGLLCLVMLCGCLIPAVNRMYDPVDAGEGASFRPPRHGRVLAVEGPRDNVSDGIDPKPPQSASETLPALLYLPKNGKHVKINGNLVIKSIVASEKASLRLSGYDGKSPQNQKKEETSLAIPGYVTPLEAGEVMESTKGMMKHELMALAPADGSVYREEDGLLPQWFSEAMSGPLLSSGMCTEVFQFDASPSSAHSNGIIPVYSNAMSNSSQNFTQNLPSAHPHTVKNRRISYSEAIPLRGSTSNDTEHLETPPKNESFGSTKPVSSVVVSVLADPREAGDGDGEGRISSKLLSRIFVVVLIDSVKYVTYSCALPSKSHSPHL, encoded by the exons ATGGCGGAGCCGGCCCTCCTCGCGCCGGACCCCTTCGCGGACCTCCCCTTCCCCGAATTTCAGGCGCCCGTCGACGGCGAAAGCTTCGCGTTCGAGGACTTCGATCTGGAGGATCTGGACCTGGACGTCGACTtcgacctcgacctcgacctctTCGCGTCGGACGGGCAACTctcgcagccgccgccgctcgcgACCTCGTCCTCCTCGGCTGGGTCTCCGGAGCGGGGGTCGTCCTCTTCCGGCGCCGGCAGGGACGGCGGCGGgctgaggaacgaggagtcctcgGAGTCGTCTTCTAGGAGCGCGAGCGGCACTGATGGCAGCGGCAAGGGGAAGGGGGAGGAGGACGAAGCGAAGCGCCGCGAGCGGCTGGTACGCAACCGCGAGAGCGCGCACCTGTCGCGGCAGAGGAAGAAGCAGTACGTGGAGGAGCTGGAGGGTAAGGTGaaggccatgcaggccaccatcGCTGACCTCTCCGCCAGGATCTCCTGCGTCACCGCCGAGAACGCCGCTCTCAAGCAGCAGCTGGGTGGCGCTGCTGGAGCCGCGCCCCCGCTGCCGATGCCGATGTACCCCGCGATGTATCCTTTGCCGATGCCGTGGATGCACCCGGCGTATCCCATGCGTGGATCACAGGTACCGCTGGTGCCAATTCCTCGTCTGAAACCCCAACAGCCTGCACCTGCTGCAGCAGAGCCACCGGCCAAGAAGGCTAGGAAGACCAAGAAGGTTGCAAGTATTAGCTTCCTGGGGTTGCTTTGCCTTGTGATGCTTTGTGGGTGTTTGATTCCTGCAGTAAATCGGATGTATGACCCTGTTGATGCTGGAGAAGGTGCTTCATTCCGTCCACCTCGTCATGGGAGGGTGCTGGCTGTTGAGGGGCCTCGTGATAATGTCTCGGATGGTATCGATCCAAAGCCGCCACAGAGTGCCAGTGAGACGCTTCCAGCGCTGTTGTATCTACCGAAGAATGGGAAACATGTCAAGATTAATGGGAATCTTGTTATTAAGTCAATTGTTGCTAGTGAGAAAGCTTCATTGCGGTTGTCTGGCTATGATGGGAAGAGTCCtcaaaaccaaaagaaggaagaGACTAGCTTGGCAATTCCTGGTTATGTGACTCCATTGGAAGCAGGAGAGGTTATGGAATCAACCAAAGGAATGATGAAACATGAACTGATGGCTTTGGCTCCTGCAGATGGAAGCGTGTATAGGGAGGAGGATGGATTGCTGCCACAGTGGTTTAGTGAAGCAATGTCTG GCCCCTTGCTGAGCTCAGGAATGTGCACTGAAGTTTTCCAGTTTGATGCATCTCCATCATCTGCTCATTCAAATGGCATCATTCCTGTCTACTCCAATGCCATGTCAAACTCGTCACAGAATTTTACTCAAAATCTTCCCTCTGCTCATCCTCACACGGTGAAGAACAGAAGGATTTCATACTCTGAGGCCATTCCTTTAAGAGGTTCAACATCCAACGACACCGAGCACCTCGAAACACCACCGAAGAATGAGAGCTTTGGCAGTACGAAGCCTGTTTCATCGGTGGTCGTCTCAGTGCTGGCTGATCCCAGAGAGGCTGGCGACGGGGATGGTGAGGGGAGGATCTCTTCAAAATTGTTGTCCCGGATCTTCGTTGTCGTTCTTATAGATAGTGTTAAGTATGTTACTTACTCTTGTGCCCTGCCGTCCAAAAGCCATAGCCCTCACCTTTAG
- the LOC136550488 gene encoding DNA repair protein RAD51 homolog 4-like isoform X2 — MAAAGGGGGGGGRATTSGCGLKRRYAPHDQEEETMNQDQSSKEDWCGRLWNGMDLLKDVTENKHVLPTGLEGIDTLLGGGLRQGQLTEVTGPSSSGKTQVCLHSASHAAVKHMGVVMYLDTSNSFSPSRIATIIDGTNDLSDQRGFDLPHKERLKTMMRSIVCKSVFDIFGMFEVLHQLEVSLLNDKVKSGGRKICLLIVDSISSLLAPIIGGKYPQGTTLKPPSPPHRLYPGISRGRSMMISVAMILKKLAYKHNLSVLVTNHMVSAGNGAVKPALGESWKAVPHVRLVISREHGFWPYCKICGTQLTFRTR, encoded by the exons ATGGCGGCGgccggtggcggaggaggaggcggagggcgaGCCACCACATCCGGCTGCGGTCTCAAGCGCCGCTACGCACCACACGACCAGGAG GAGGAGACGATGAATCAAGATCAGTCTTCTAAGGAAGATTGGTGTGGGCGATTGTGGAATGGGATGGACTTGCTCAAGGACGTCACTGAAAACAAGCATGTCCTCCCTACTGGGCTTGAAGG CATTGACACACTTCTTGGAGGCGGCCTGCGCCAAGGTCAGCTGACAGAGGTTACTGGACCATCATCTTCTGGTAAAACACAG GTCTGTCTACATTCTGCTTCACATGCTGCAGTGAAGCATATGGGTGTGGTTATGTACTTGGATACTAGTAATTCCTTCTCTCCTAGTCGCATTGCCACCATAATTGATGGAACTAACGACCTATCTGATCAAAGAG GTTTTGACTTGCCACATAAGGAGAGGCTCAAGACCATGATGAGAAGCATCGTCTGCAAGTCTGTGTTTGATATATTTGGTATGTTTGAAGTATTACATCAACTTGAAGTCTCTCTACTGAATGACAAG GTAAAAAGTGGTGGTAGGAAAATTTGCTTACTTATCGTTGACTCAATATCATCCTTGCTTGCTCCCATCATTGGTGGCAAGTATCCACAAGGTACCACCTTGAAGCCCCCATCACCACCACACAGACTTTATCCAGGAATATCAAGAG GGCGGTCGATGATGATATCAGTGGCGATGATTCTAAAGAAGTTAGCCTATAAGCATAATCTATCTGTTCTG GTAACCAACCATATGGTTTCAGCTGGCAATGGAGCTGTCAAGCCTGCTCTTGGTGAGAGCTGGAAAGCTGTTCCACATGTCCGCCTGGTGATATCTCGTgaacatg GCTTCTGGCCGTACTGCAAAATTTGTGGTACCCAGCTAACCTTTCGGACGAGGTGA
- the LOC136550488 gene encoding DNA repair protein RAD51 homolog 4-like isoform X3 produces MAAAGGGGGGGGRATTSGCGLKRRYAPHDQEEETMNQDQSSKEDWCGRLWNGMDLLKDVTENKHVLPTGLEGIDTLLGGGLRQGQLTEVTGPSSSGKTQVCLHSASHAAVKHMGVVMYLDTSNSFSPSRIATIIDGTNDLSDQRGFDLPHKERLKTMMRSIVCKSVFDIFGMFEVLHQLEVSLLNDKVKSGGRKICLLIVDSISSLLAPIIGGKYPQGRSMMISVAMILKKLAYKHNLSVLVTNHMVSAGNGAVKPALGESWKAVPHVRLVISREHGSNICTATVLKHTLLASGRTAKFVVPS; encoded by the exons ATGGCGGCGgccggtggcggaggaggaggcggagggcgaGCCACCACATCCGGCTGCGGTCTCAAGCGCCGCTACGCACCACACGACCAGGAG GAGGAGACGATGAATCAAGATCAGTCTTCTAAGGAAGATTGGTGTGGGCGATTGTGGAATGGGATGGACTTGCTCAAGGACGTCACTGAAAACAAGCATGTCCTCCCTACTGGGCTTGAAGG CATTGACACACTTCTTGGAGGCGGCCTGCGCCAAGGTCAGCTGACAGAGGTTACTGGACCATCATCTTCTGGTAAAACACAG GTCTGTCTACATTCTGCTTCACATGCTGCAGTGAAGCATATGGGTGTGGTTATGTACTTGGATACTAGTAATTCCTTCTCTCCTAGTCGCATTGCCACCATAATTGATGGAACTAACGACCTATCTGATCAAAGAG GTTTTGACTTGCCACATAAGGAGAGGCTCAAGACCATGATGAGAAGCATCGTCTGCAAGTCTGTGTTTGATATATTTGGTATGTTTGAAGTATTACATCAACTTGAAGTCTCTCTACTGAATGACAAG GTAAAAAGTGGTGGTAGGAAAATTTGCTTACTTATCGTTGACTCAATATCATCCTTGCTTGCTCCCATCATTGGTGGCAAGTATCCACAAG GGCGGTCGATGATGATATCAGTGGCGATGATTCTAAAGAAGTTAGCCTATAAGCATAATCTATCTGTTCTG GTAACCAACCATATGGTTTCAGCTGGCAATGGAGCTGTCAAGCCTGCTCTTGGTGAGAGCTGGAAAGCTGTTCCACATGTCCGCCTGGTGATATCTCGTgaacatggtagtaatatctgCACAGCAACTGTGCTGAAGCACACACTACTG GCTTCTGGCCGTACTGCAAAATTTGTGGTACCCAGCTAA
- the LOC136550490 gene encoding uncharacterized protein isoform X2, which yields MYIRVKRNKTTYFIQCEPTETALSIKQKLHSLIDQPPINQQLFLWPSTDVLEDSKTLADQKVENDSIVALALRKDDDEFEEVFIARPEDFMSSS from the exons ATGTATATCCGCGTGAAGCGCAACAAGACTACCTACTTCATTCAGTGTGAACCAACAGAAACAGCTTTGAGCATCAAACAGAAGTTGCATTCGCTGATAGATCAACCTCCTATTAATCAGCAGTTGTTCTTGTGGCCCAGCACTGATGTGCTTGAAGACTCAAAGACGCTGGCAGATCAAAAG GTGGAAAACGATTCCATTGTTGCATTGGCACTAAGAAAAG ATGACGATGAGTTTGAGGAAGTTTTCATTGCCAGGCCAGAGGATTTCATGTCATCATCATGA
- the LOC136550490 gene encoding uncharacterized protein isoform X1: protein MAGPIAQCAELRRSFPVSPTLASLPPIRRGSSPSLSPGSSASRSSTPAPPCRARPPSAPSARVPPQGKTDRRSPGLANMYIRVKRNKTTYFIQCEPTETALSIKQKLHSLIDQPPINQQLFLWPSTDVLEDSKTLADQKVENDSIVALALRKDDDEFEEVFIARPEDFMSSS, encoded by the exons ATGGCAGGCCCAATAGCCCAATGCGCTGAGTTGCGCAGATCCTTTCCCGTCTCCCCCACCCTCGCCTCGCTTCCACCTATCCGCCGCGGGTCGTCTCCGTCTCTGTCTCCCGGCTCCTCGGCATCTCGCTCGTCAacgccagcgccgccgtgccgcgcgCGTCCGCCGTCGGCCCCATCGGCCCGCGTGCCACCCCAGGGGAAGACAGATCGGCGATCCCCAGG GCTTGCAAACATGTATATCCGCGTGAAGCGCAACAAGACTACCTACTTCATTCAGTGTGAACCAACAGAAACAGCTTTGAGCATCAAACAGAAGTTGCATTCGCTGATAGATCAACCTCCTATTAATCAGCAGTTGTTCTTGTGGCCCAGCACTGATGTGCTTGAAGACTCAAAGACGCTGGCAGATCAAAAG GTGGAAAACGATTCCATTGTTGCATTGGCACTAAGAAAAG ATGACGATGAGTTTGAGGAAGTTTTCATTGCCAGGCCAGAGGATTTCATGTCATCATCATGA